From a region of the Onychomys torridus unplaced genomic scaffold, mOncTor1.1, whole genome shotgun sequence genome:
- the Prr3 gene encoding proline-rich protein 3 isoform X1, with amino-acid sequence MAEASVSRPTAHPEAETNPVCPFLTALQSLLQPLPQPRCPNERSRISSRSRRNILRCPTGTSLETRRMRVPLVRGKACACLSAGPGPGEDRGPPSLLGPPPMANGKPGDPKSALHRGPPGSRGPMIPPLLSLPPPPRGRGLIRGGLGPRSSPYGRGWWGVNTEPPFPGPGYGGPSRESFYREPRNPRRLKSWSLVKNTYPPKDSLQVIEDKSDRPVCRHFSKKGHCRYEDHCAFYHPGVNGPPL; translated from the exons ATGGCGGAAGCTTCGGTCTCCCGGCCCACCGCCCACCCGGAAGCGGAAACAAACCCAGTGTGCCCCTTCCTCACTGCCCTCCAGAGCCTGCTGCAGCCATTGCCGCAGCCACGATGCCCAAACGAAAGAAGCAGAATCAGCAGCCGCAGCCGCCGCAACATCCTGCGCTGTCCGACCGGGACGAGCCTGGAGACGAGGAGGATGAGAGTCCCATTGGTGAGGGGGAAGGCGTGCGCGTGCCTGTCAGCCGGCCCGGGGCCAGGCGAGGATCGAG GACCACCCAGCCTTCTGGGCCCTCCCCCCATGGCTAATGGAAAGCCTGGTGATCCCAAGTCAG ctcttcaCAGAGGCCCTCCAGGATCAAGGGGACCGATGATTCCACCACTGCTGAGTCTCCCGCCTCCTCCCCGGGGTAGAGGCCTCATTAGAGGAGGCCTTGGTCCTAGATCTAGCCCATACGGTCGTGGTTGGTGGGGTGTCAATACTGAACCTCCTTTTCCTGGGCCAGGCTATGGGGGTCCCTCTAGGGAAAGCTTTTATAGAGAGCCAAGAAATCCACGAAGGCTCAAAAGCTGGTCTCTTGTCAAGAACACCTACCCACCTAAGGACAGCCTCCAGGTGATAGAAG ACAAATCTGACCGCCCTGTCTGCCGACACTTTTCCAAAAAGGGCCACTGTCGATATGAAGACCATTGTGCCTTCTACCATCCAGGCGTCAATGGACCTCCTCTGTGA
- the Prr3 gene encoding proline-rich protein 3 isoform X3, with amino-acid sequence MPKRKKQNQQPQPPQHPALSDRDEPGDEEDESPIGPPSLLGPPPMANGKPGDPKSALHRGPPGSRGPMIPPLLSLPPPPRGRGLIRGGLGPRSSPYGRGWWGVNTEPPFPGPGYGGPSRESFYREPRNPRRLKSWSLVKNTYPPKDSLQVIEDKSDRPVCRHFSKKGHCRYEDHCAFYHPGVNGPPL; translated from the exons ATGCCCAAACGAAAGAAGCAGAATCAGCAGCCGCAGCCGCCGCAACATCCTGCGCTGTCCGACCGGGACGAGCCTGGAGACGAGGAGGATGAGAGTCCCATTG GACCACCCAGCCTTCTGGGCCCTCCCCCCATGGCTAATGGAAAGCCTGGTGATCCCAAGTCAG ctcttcaCAGAGGCCCTCCAGGATCAAGGGGACCGATGATTCCACCACTGCTGAGTCTCCCGCCTCCTCCCCGGGGTAGAGGCCTCATTAGAGGAGGCCTTGGTCCTAGATCTAGCCCATACGGTCGTGGTTGGTGGGGTGTCAATACTGAACCTCCTTTTCCTGGGCCAGGCTATGGGGGTCCCTCTAGGGAAAGCTTTTATAGAGAGCCAAGAAATCCACGAAGGCTCAAAAGCTGGTCTCTTGTCAAGAACACCTACCCACCTAAGGACAGCCTCCAGGTGATAGAAG ACAAATCTGACCGCCCTGTCTGCCGACACTTTTCCAAAAAGGGCCACTGTCGATATGAAGACCATTGTGCCTTCTACCATCCAGGCGTCAATGGACCTCCTCTGTGA
- the Prr3 gene encoding proline-rich protein 3 isoform X2, which translates to MANGKPGDPKSALHRGPPGSRGPMIPPLLSLPPPPRGRGLIRGGLGPRSSPYGRGWWGVNTEPPFPGPGYGGPSRESFYREPRNPRRLKSWSLVKNTYPPKDSLQVIEDKSDRPVCRHFSKKGHCRYEDHCAFYHPGVNGPPL; encoded by the exons ATGGCTAATGGAAAGCCTGGTGATCCCAAGTCAG ctcttcaCAGAGGCCCTCCAGGATCAAGGGGACCGATGATTCCACCACTGCTGAGTCTCCCGCCTCCTCCCCGGGGTAGAGGCCTCATTAGAGGAGGCCTTGGTCCTAGATCTAGCCCATACGGTCGTGGTTGGTGGGGTGTCAATACTGAACCTCCTTTTCCTGGGCCAGGCTATGGGGGTCCCTCTAGGGAAAGCTTTTATAGAGAGCCAAGAAATCCACGAAGGCTCAAAAGCTGGTCTCTTGTCAAGAACACCTACCCACCTAAGGACAGCCTCCAGGTGATAGAAG ACAAATCTGACCGCCCTGTCTGCCGACACTTTTCCAAAAAGGGCCACTGTCGATATGAAGACCATTGTGCCTTCTACCATCCAGGCGTCAATGGACCTCCTCTGTGA
- the Abcf1 gene encoding ATP-binding cassette sub-family F member 1 isoform X2, producing the protein MPKGPKQQPPEPEWIGDGEGTSPADKVVKKGKKDKKTKKTFFEELAIEDKQTGEEEKTQKEKEPQQPQQQKKKRDTRKGRRKKDVDDDGEEKELMERLKMLSVPASDEEDEVPAPVPRGGKKAKGGNVFEALIQDESDLEEGEEKCAPKPAKPEKNRINKAVSEEQQPGLRSRRGPEKSKGKVKLQNKFAAPDSEGEDGEERTEEKEPPKQGKDREKAKKAEQGDEEEREEEEGESKANDPYAHLSKKEKKKLKKQMDYERQVESLKAANAAENDFSVSQAEVSSRQAMLENASDIKLEKFSISAHGKELFVNADLYIVAGRRYGLVGPNGKGKTTLLKHIANRALSIPPNIDVLLCEQEVVADETPAVQAVLRADTRRLQLLEEERQLQGRLEQGDDTAAERLEKVYEELRATGAAAAEAKARRILAGLGFDPEMQNRPTQKFSGGWRMRVSLARALFMEPTLLMLDEPTNHLDLNAVIWLNNYLQGWRKTLLIVSHDQGFLDDVCTDIIHLDTQRLHYYRGNYMTFKKMYQQKQKELLKQYEKQEKKLKELKAGGKSTKQAEKQTKEVLTRKQQKCRRKNQDEESQDPPELLKRPKEYTVRFTFPDPPPLSPPVLGLHGVTFGYEGQKPLFKNLDFGIDMDSRICIVGPNGVGKSTLLLLLTGKLTPTNGEMRKNHRLKIGFFNQQYAEQLHMEETPTEYLQRSFNLPYQDARKCLGRFGLESHAHTIQICKLSGGQKARVVFAELACREPDVLILDEPTNNLDIESIDALGEAINDYKGAVIVVSHDARLITETSCQLWVVEDQSVSQIDGDFDDYKREVLEALGEVMVSRPRD; encoded by the exons ATGCCGAAGGGTCCCAAGCAGCAGCCGCCCGAGCCCGAATGGATCGGGGACGGCGAGGGCACGAGCCCCGCGG ACAAAGTGGTGAAGAAAGGCAAAAAGGACAAGAAGACCAAAAAGACG TTCTTTGAGGAGCTGGCGATAGAAGATAAACAAactggggaagaagagaagacGCAGAAGGAGAAGGAGCCCCAGCAGCCGCAGCAG CAGAAGAAAAAGCGAGACACCCGAAAAGGCCGGCGGAAGAAGGATGTGGACGATGATGGCGAGGAGAAAGAGCTCATGGAGCGTCTTAAGATGCTCTCTGTACCAGCCAGTGATGAGGAGGACGAGG TACCCGCCCCGGTACCCCGCGGAGGGAAGAAGGCCAAG GGTGGGAATGTTTTTGAGGCCCTGATTCAGGATGAGAGTGACTTGGAGGAGGGCGAAGAAAAATGTGCTCCCAAGCCTGCCAAGCCAGAGAAGAATCGCATCAATAAG gCTGTGTCTGAGGAGCAGCAGCCTGGGCTCAGGAGCAGGCGGGGACCGGAGAAGTCCAAAGGAAAGGTCAAG CTTCAAAATAAATTTGCTGCTCcagacagtgaaggggaagatggtgaagaaagaactgaagaaaaggaGCCTCCCAAACAAGGGAAAGACCGAGAAAAAGCCAAGAAGGCAGAGCAG GGTGacgaggaagagagggaagaggaagagggggagtcAAAGGCCAATGACCCCTATGCCCACCTtagcaaaaaggaaaagaaaaagctgaagaAACAG atGGATTATGAACGCCAGGTGGAATCATTAAAAGCAGCTAATGCTGCAGAAAATGACTTCTCCGTGTCCCAGGCAGAGGTGTCTTCCCGCCAGGCAATGTTAGAAAATGCATCTGACATCAAG TTGGAAAAGTTCAGCATCTCAGCCCATGGCAAGGAGCTGTTTGTCAACGCTGACCTGTACATCGTCGCAGGCCGCCGCTATGGGCTGGTGGGACCCAATGG CAAAGGCAAGACCACACTTCTGAAGCACATTGCCAACCGGGCCCTGAGCATCCCCCCTAACATCGACGTGCTGCTGTGTGAGCAGG AGGTGGTGGCTGATGAAACCCCTGCCGTGCAAGCTGTCCTTCGTGCGGACACCAGGCGACTgcagctgctggaggaggagcgGCAGCTGCAGGGGCGGCTGGAGCAGGGGGACGACACGGCTGCTGAGAGACTGGAGAAG gtgTATGAGGAATTGAGGGCTACTGGAGCAGCCGCTGCAGAGGCCAAGGCAAGGCGGATCCTGGCTGGCTTGGGCTTTGACCCTGAGATGCAGAATCGTCCCACACAGAAATTCTCTGGGGGTTGGCGCATGCGTGTCTCCCTGGCCAG GGCACTGTTCATGGAACCCACACTGCTGATGCTGGATGAGCCCACTAACCACCTGGACCTCAACGCTGTCATCTGGCTCAATAA CTACCTTCAGGGCTGGAGGAAGACGTTGCTGATCGTCTCCCATGACCAGGGCTTTCTGGACGATGTCTGCACTGATATCATTCACCTCGACACCCAGAGGCTCCATTACTACAGGGGCAATTACA TGAccttcaagaaaatgtaccagcagaagcagaaagaactgCTAAAGCAGTACGAGAAACAGGAGAAGAAGCTGAAGGAGCTGAAGGCTGGGGGAAAGTCCACCAAACAGGCA gaaaagcaaacaaaggaaGTCCTGACTCGGAAACAGCAGAAGTGCCGCCGGAAAAACCAGGATGAAGAGTCTCAGGACCCCCCTGAGCTCCTGAAGCGTCCCAAGGAGTACACCGTGCGCTTCACCTTCCCAGACCCACCACCTCTCAGCCCACCTGTACTAGGGCTGCACG GTGTGACATTTGGCTATGAGGGGCAGAAGCCACTCTTTAAGAACCTGGATTTTGGCATCGACATGGACTCACGGA TTTGTATTGTGGGCCCCAACGGTGTGGGGAAGAGCACACTGCTCCTGCTGCTGACTGGCAAGCTGACACCA ACCAACGGGGAAATGAGAAAGAACCATCGGCTG AAAATTGGCTTCTTTAACCAGCAATATGCAGAGCAGCTGCACATGGAGGAGACACCTACGGAGTACCTGCAGCGGAGCTTCAACCTGCCCTACCAGGATGCCCGGAAGTGCTTGGGCCGCTTTGGCCTGGAGAGCCACGCCCACACCATCCAGATCTGCAAACTCTCGG GTGGGCAGAAAGCCCGAGTTGTGTTTGCGGAGCTGGCCTGTCGGGAGCCTGATGTCCTCATCTTG GATGAACCAACCAATAACTTGGACATCGAGTCCATTGATGCCCTGGGGGAGGCCATCAATGACTACAAGGGAG CTGTGATTGTTGTTAGCCATGATGCCCGGCTCATCACAGAGACCAGTTGCCAGCTGTGGGTGGTGGAGGACCAGAGTGTCAGTCAGATCGACGGGGACTTCGATGACTACAAGCGGGAGGTGCTGGAGGCCCTGGGTGAGGTCATGGTCAGTCGGCCTCGCGATTGA
- the Abcf1 gene encoding ATP-binding cassette sub-family F member 1 isoform X1: MPKGPKQQPPEPEWIGDGEGTSPADKVVKKGKKDKKTKKTFFEELAIEDKQTGEEEKTQKEKEPQQPQQQQKKKRDTRKGRRKKDVDDDGEEKELMERLKMLSVPASDEEDEVPAPVPRGGKKAKGGNVFEALIQDESDLEEGEEKCAPKPAKPEKNRINKAVSEEQQPGLRSRRGPEKSKGKVKLQNKFAAPDSEGEDGEERTEEKEPPKQGKDREKAKKAEQGDEEEREEEEGESKANDPYAHLSKKEKKKLKKQMDYERQVESLKAANAAENDFSVSQAEVSSRQAMLENASDIKLEKFSISAHGKELFVNADLYIVAGRRYGLVGPNGKGKTTLLKHIANRALSIPPNIDVLLCEQEVVADETPAVQAVLRADTRRLQLLEEERQLQGRLEQGDDTAAERLEKVYEELRATGAAAAEAKARRILAGLGFDPEMQNRPTQKFSGGWRMRVSLARALFMEPTLLMLDEPTNHLDLNAVIWLNNYLQGWRKTLLIVSHDQGFLDDVCTDIIHLDTQRLHYYRGNYMTFKKMYQQKQKELLKQYEKQEKKLKELKAGGKSTKQAEKQTKEVLTRKQQKCRRKNQDEESQDPPELLKRPKEYTVRFTFPDPPPLSPPVLGLHGVTFGYEGQKPLFKNLDFGIDMDSRICIVGPNGVGKSTLLLLLTGKLTPTNGEMRKNHRLKIGFFNQQYAEQLHMEETPTEYLQRSFNLPYQDARKCLGRFGLESHAHTIQICKLSGGQKARVVFAELACREPDVLILDEPTNNLDIESIDALGEAINDYKGAVIVVSHDARLITETSCQLWVVEDQSVSQIDGDFDDYKREVLEALGEVMVSRPRD; this comes from the exons ATGCCGAAGGGTCCCAAGCAGCAGCCGCCCGAGCCCGAATGGATCGGGGACGGCGAGGGCACGAGCCCCGCGG ACAAAGTGGTGAAGAAAGGCAAAAAGGACAAGAAGACCAAAAAGACG TTCTTTGAGGAGCTGGCGATAGAAGATAAACAAactggggaagaagagaagacGCAGAAGGAGAAGGAGCCCCAGCAGCCGCAGCAG CAGCAGAAGAAAAAGCGAGACACCCGAAAAGGCCGGCGGAAGAAGGATGTGGACGATGATGGCGAGGAGAAAGAGCTCATGGAGCGTCTTAAGATGCTCTCTGTACCAGCCAGTGATGAGGAGGACGAGG TACCCGCCCCGGTACCCCGCGGAGGGAAGAAGGCCAAG GGTGGGAATGTTTTTGAGGCCCTGATTCAGGATGAGAGTGACTTGGAGGAGGGCGAAGAAAAATGTGCTCCCAAGCCTGCCAAGCCAGAGAAGAATCGCATCAATAAG gCTGTGTCTGAGGAGCAGCAGCCTGGGCTCAGGAGCAGGCGGGGACCGGAGAAGTCCAAAGGAAAGGTCAAG CTTCAAAATAAATTTGCTGCTCcagacagtgaaggggaagatggtgaagaaagaactgaagaaaaggaGCCTCCCAAACAAGGGAAAGACCGAGAAAAAGCCAAGAAGGCAGAGCAG GGTGacgaggaagagagggaagaggaagagggggagtcAAAGGCCAATGACCCCTATGCCCACCTtagcaaaaaggaaaagaaaaagctgaagaAACAG atGGATTATGAACGCCAGGTGGAATCATTAAAAGCAGCTAATGCTGCAGAAAATGACTTCTCCGTGTCCCAGGCAGAGGTGTCTTCCCGCCAGGCAATGTTAGAAAATGCATCTGACATCAAG TTGGAAAAGTTCAGCATCTCAGCCCATGGCAAGGAGCTGTTTGTCAACGCTGACCTGTACATCGTCGCAGGCCGCCGCTATGGGCTGGTGGGACCCAATGG CAAAGGCAAGACCACACTTCTGAAGCACATTGCCAACCGGGCCCTGAGCATCCCCCCTAACATCGACGTGCTGCTGTGTGAGCAGG AGGTGGTGGCTGATGAAACCCCTGCCGTGCAAGCTGTCCTTCGTGCGGACACCAGGCGACTgcagctgctggaggaggagcgGCAGCTGCAGGGGCGGCTGGAGCAGGGGGACGACACGGCTGCTGAGAGACTGGAGAAG gtgTATGAGGAATTGAGGGCTACTGGAGCAGCCGCTGCAGAGGCCAAGGCAAGGCGGATCCTGGCTGGCTTGGGCTTTGACCCTGAGATGCAGAATCGTCCCACACAGAAATTCTCTGGGGGTTGGCGCATGCGTGTCTCCCTGGCCAG GGCACTGTTCATGGAACCCACACTGCTGATGCTGGATGAGCCCACTAACCACCTGGACCTCAACGCTGTCATCTGGCTCAATAA CTACCTTCAGGGCTGGAGGAAGACGTTGCTGATCGTCTCCCATGACCAGGGCTTTCTGGACGATGTCTGCACTGATATCATTCACCTCGACACCCAGAGGCTCCATTACTACAGGGGCAATTACA TGAccttcaagaaaatgtaccagcagaagcagaaagaactgCTAAAGCAGTACGAGAAACAGGAGAAGAAGCTGAAGGAGCTGAAGGCTGGGGGAAAGTCCACCAAACAGGCA gaaaagcaaacaaaggaaGTCCTGACTCGGAAACAGCAGAAGTGCCGCCGGAAAAACCAGGATGAAGAGTCTCAGGACCCCCCTGAGCTCCTGAAGCGTCCCAAGGAGTACACCGTGCGCTTCACCTTCCCAGACCCACCACCTCTCAGCCCACCTGTACTAGGGCTGCACG GTGTGACATTTGGCTATGAGGGGCAGAAGCCACTCTTTAAGAACCTGGATTTTGGCATCGACATGGACTCACGGA TTTGTATTGTGGGCCCCAACGGTGTGGGGAAGAGCACACTGCTCCTGCTGCTGACTGGCAAGCTGACACCA ACCAACGGGGAAATGAGAAAGAACCATCGGCTG AAAATTGGCTTCTTTAACCAGCAATATGCAGAGCAGCTGCACATGGAGGAGACACCTACGGAGTACCTGCAGCGGAGCTTCAACCTGCCCTACCAGGATGCCCGGAAGTGCTTGGGCCGCTTTGGCCTGGAGAGCCACGCCCACACCATCCAGATCTGCAAACTCTCGG GTGGGCAGAAAGCCCGAGTTGTGTTTGCGGAGCTGGCCTGTCGGGAGCCTGATGTCCTCATCTTG GATGAACCAACCAATAACTTGGACATCGAGTCCATTGATGCCCTGGGGGAGGCCATCAATGACTACAAGGGAG CTGTGATTGTTGTTAGCCATGATGCCCGGCTCATCACAGAGACCAGTTGCCAGCTGTGGGTGGTGGAGGACCAGAGTGTCAGTCAGATCGACGGGGACTTCGATGACTACAAGCGGGAGGTGCTGGAGGCCCTGGGTGAGGTCATGGTCAGTCGGCCTCGCGATTGA